From Tachypleus tridentatus isolate NWPU-2018 chromosome 8, ASM421037v1, whole genome shotgun sequence, a single genomic window includes:
- the LOC143222189 gene encoding methyltransferase-like protein 27 → MTSEQGIERDPDINAAVEFINSFIKEEDAKKTVEAYSRSVDVYEKGMGNAKHKGALLTVESFLKLGFDINTRIVDIGAGTGALAKLLYPAGYRNIDAIDGSERMLERAKEQNLYQNYILSIVGHGHILPIEDDTYEVMLMSAVFCPGHMGTDAFPELIRIMKSGGIIIWAMRAPHLYADMSEKYRDGRFEADVEEMVQKGKWRYYNPSRTISYFHNHEGVIFTMEVL, encoded by the exons ATGACGTCAGAACAAGGAATTGAAAGAGATCCTGATATAAATGCTGCTGTAGaatttattaacagtttcattAAGGAAGAAGATGCAAAGAAAACAGTAGAGGCTTACTCTCGGTCTGTCGATGTTtatgaaaag GGTATGGGGAACGCGAAGCACAAAGGAGCTTTGTTGACGGTGGAAAGCTTTCTAAAGCTTGGATTTGACATAAATACCAGAATTGTTGATATTGGAGCTGGAACTGGAGCTTTAGCGAAATTA CTATATCCAGCCGGATATCGTAACATTGATGCGATAGATGGTTCTGAAAGAATGTTGGAACGTGCCAAAGAACAGAATCTCTATCAGAATTATATCCTTTCAATTGTGGGGCACGGGCACATATTACCTATCGAAGATG ATACTTACGAAGTTATGCTAATGTCAGCTGTATTTTGTCCAGGCCACATGGGAACTGATGCCTTTCCTGAACTAATCAGAATCATGAAATCTG GTGGCATTATCATCTGGGCAATGAGGGCTCCACACCTGTATGCTGACATGTCAGAAAAATATCGAGACGGAAGATTTGAAGCTGATGTTGAGGAAATGGTCCAGAAAGGAAAATGGAGATATTACAATCCTTCGCGAACAATTTCTTATTTTCACAATCACGAAGGGGTGATATTTACTATGGAGGTGTTGTAG